The following are from one region of the Pantoea cypripedii genome:
- a CDS encoding pyridoxal phosphate-dependent aminotransferase, with the protein MSQQNIDSRLAKRVSRIGLSMTVKIAQRARELQAQGKKIINMGAGELDFDTPEYIKLGAIKGILEGQTRYTNVGGTTALTQAIQQKFQRENQLSYGLSEIIAGTGAKQLLFNALQATVDENDEVIIPAPYWVSYPDMVRLADGTPVTVTTTVDSGYKITPDQLRAALTAQTKWLLINSPGNPTGAIYSREELQALADVLKDYPRVLVLSDDIYEPLTYDVPFISFATAAPELKDRTLTLNGVSKGYAMTGWRLGYAAGPEWLIKAMEKIQAQSTSNPSSISQAAAATALMGDSSFLTGWREILVKRRDEACEILAASSLLHLQKPQGAFYLFVDCQQALGKTLADGSVLADDLDIARFLIEHASVAVVPGSAFGMPGHFRLAFSIASEDVTAACKAIVAAMETLK; encoded by the coding sequence ATGTCTCAGCAGAATATCGACAGCCGACTGGCGAAACGCGTCTCGCGCATTGGGCTGTCAATGACGGTCAAAATCGCGCAGCGCGCCCGCGAGTTGCAGGCGCAGGGTAAGAAAATTATCAATATGGGTGCCGGTGAGCTGGATTTTGATACACCGGAATACATCAAGCTGGGGGCGATCAAGGGCATCCTTGAGGGGCAGACCCGTTATACCAACGTCGGGGGCACCACCGCACTCACTCAGGCGATTCAGCAAAAATTCCAGCGCGAAAACCAGCTCTCCTATGGGCTGAGCGAAATCATTGCGGGTACCGGTGCCAAACAACTGTTGTTCAACGCCTTGCAGGCGACCGTCGATGAGAACGACGAAGTGATCATCCCGGCCCCTTACTGGGTGTCCTATCCGGATATGGTCAGGCTGGCTGACGGCACGCCGGTTACTGTCACCACTACGGTTGATAGCGGGTACAAAATTACCCCGGACCAGCTCCGCGCAGCCCTGACAGCGCAAACCAAATGGCTGCTGATTAACTCGCCGGGTAATCCGACCGGGGCGATTTACTCGCGTGAGGAATTGCAGGCACTGGCTGACGTACTGAAGGACTATCCGCGCGTGCTGGTGCTCTCTGACGATATTTATGAACCGCTCACCTACGATGTGCCGTTTATTTCCTTTGCCACGGCGGCACCGGAGCTGAAAGATCGCACCCTGACGCTAAACGGCGTCTCTAAAGGCTACGCGATGACCGGCTGGCGTCTGGGATACGCGGCGGGTCCGGAATGGTTGATCAAAGCCATGGAGAAGATCCAGGCGCAAAGCACCTCGAACCCGAGTTCCATCAGCCAGGCCGCCGCCGCCACTGCGTTAATGGGCGATTCCTCGTTTCTGACCGGCTGGCGTGAGATCCTGGTCAAACGCCGCGACGAGGCATGTGAGATTCTGGCTGCCTCTTCCCTGCTGCATTTGCAAAAACCGCAGGGCGCATTTTATCTGTTTGTCGATTGTCAGCAGGCACTGGGGAAAACCCTGGCCGATGGCAGTGTGCTGGCGGATGACCTCGACATTGCCCGTTTCCTGATCGAGCACGCCAGCGTGGCAGTGGTGCCGGGTAGCGCCTTTGGCATGCCGGGTCACTTCAGGCTGGCCTTCAGCATCGCCAGTGAAGATGTCACTGCGGCCTGTAAGGCGATCGTCGCCGCAATGGAGACGCTGAAATGA
- a CDS encoding VOC family protein produces MKSAFHLAYHVTDLDESRRFYGELLGCTEGRSTDTWVDFDFFGHQISLHLGEPFAVTNTGKVGDHMVPMPHLGLVLEMTEWEPLAARLQQAGIAFILPPQKRFVGEPGEQAIMFMQDPSGNPIEIKGFSDWDRVFAK; encoded by the coding sequence ATGAAATCTGCATTTCACCTTGCCTATCACGTCACCGATCTCGATGAAAGCCGCCGTTTTTACGGTGAGTTACTGGGTTGCACCGAGGGGCGCAGCACTGACACCTGGGTCGACTTCGACTTTTTTGGTCACCAAATTTCCCTGCATCTCGGCGAACCCTTCGCGGTGACCAACACCGGTAAGGTGGGCGATCACATGGTGCCGATGCCCCATCTGGGGCTGGTGCTGGAGATGACGGAATGGGAACCGCTGGCCGCCCGACTGCAACAGGCTGGCATTGCATTCATCCTGCCACCGCAAAAACGCTTCGTCGGCGAACCGGGTGAGCAGGCGATCATGTTTATGCAGGATCCATCAGGCAACCCAATTGAAATCAAAGGATTTTCTGACTGGGACCGTGTGTTTGCTAAATAA
- a CDS encoding LysR family transcriptional regulator: MDSKYLASLIAAIECGSIAEAARRQGITAAAVSQRIQVLERELDTPLLNRVGHTARPTDAAMAMLTRARRIVREVELLSSDVHANALSGTLKIGAISTALTGILPGALLMLHRQAPDVRPQIIPGTSTTLYDALAREAIDAAIMVQPPFEIPKRYRWQPLHHEELILLSSAPLEQDVAHALSTLPYISYDPNSWGGRLAQQYLNDHDLHPRLLLELDGIEAISLLVKEKMGVSLLPRWPGLAAISQHLVQTSVGGGYDRKIILLVRPESINEQLLNLLISALSSAR, encoded by the coding sequence TTGGATAGTAAGTACCTTGCCAGCCTGATTGCCGCCATTGAATGCGGCTCCATCGCCGAAGCGGCGCGTCGCCAGGGAATTACCGCCGCAGCGGTGAGTCAGCGTATTCAGGTACTGGAGCGGGAACTGGACACACCTTTGCTGAACCGGGTAGGGCATACCGCCAGACCCACCGATGCCGCGATGGCGATGCTGACCCGCGCCAGGCGCATCGTGCGTGAAGTGGAGCTACTGAGTAGCGATGTACATGCCAATGCACTGAGCGGGACGCTGAAGATTGGTGCCATCTCAACGGCGCTGACCGGGATTTTGCCCGGCGCCTTGCTGATGCTGCATCGGCAGGCACCGGATGTCAGGCCGCAAATCATTCCCGGCACGTCCACTACGCTGTACGATGCTCTGGCACGCGAAGCGATCGACGCGGCGATTATGGTCCAGCCGCCGTTTGAAATCCCGAAACGCTACCGCTGGCAACCGCTGCATCACGAGGAGCTGATTCTGCTGTCCAGCGCACCGCTGGAGCAGGATGTTGCTCACGCCCTCAGCACGCTGCCTTATATCAGTTATGACCCCAACTCCTGGGGTGGGCGGCTGGCGCAGCAGTACCTGAATGACCACGACCTGCATCCCCGCCTGTTGCTGGAGCTGGATGGAATCGAAGCGATTTCCCTGCTGGTAAAAGAAAAGATGGGAGTGAGCCTGCTGCCGCGCTGGCCAGGCCTTGCTGCGATTTCGCAGCACCTGGTGCAGACCTCGGTCGGCGGCGGTTACGATCGCAAAATTATTCTGCTGGTGCGCCCGGAGTCGATAAACGAGCAACTGCTTAACCTGTTAATCTCTGCGCTGAGTTCCGCCCGATGA
- a CDS encoding helix-turn-helix domain-containing protein: MVIHKDTVNELMVWIDRNIHLPLVISAVATKAGYSKWHLQRLFKRETQQTLGEYIRKRRVILAASELASSHGSILEIALKYGFDSQQSFTRSFTKYFQEPPAKWRREHYSPELS, from the coding sequence ATGGTCATTCATAAAGATACAGTGAATGAGTTGATGGTCTGGATTGACCGTAATATCCATCTCCCACTGGTCATTTCTGCCGTTGCCACCAAGGCAGGCTATTCAAAATGGCACCTGCAACGACTCTTTAAAAGAGAAACGCAACAAACGCTGGGAGAATATATTCGTAAAAGGAGAGTCATTCTGGCCGCATCCGAACTCGCGTCCTCTCATGGTTCGATTCTTGAGATTGCACTTAAATATGGTTTTGATAGCCAGCAATCGTTTACCCGGTCTTTTACGAAATATTTTCAGGAGCCACCGGCAAAGTGGAGGCGTGAACATTACTCACCAGAACTTTCTTAA
- a CDS encoding efflux RND transporter permease subunit, whose product MPQFFINRPVFAWVIALFIVLFGLITIPQLPIAQYPSVAPPSVSITVNYPGATPQTMNESVISLIERELSGVDDLLYFESSSDTSGTATITVTFKPGTNIKLAQVDVQNQIKTVESRLPQTVRQNGLTVEAASSNFLMMVGLTSPGGNFSEADLSDYFARNVTEELRRVAGVGKVQAFGAEKAMRIWVDPAKLISYRLTISDISTAISQQNVQIAPGRIGDAPTVYGQQTGYPLTVRGQLGTPDEFRHIVLKANVDGSTVTLGDVARVDLGLQTYSFAVREDGQSSTAVAIQLSPGANAIQTSQAVQDRLTEMAKALPDGMKFTVPFDTSPFVKISIEKVIHTFIEAMALVFIVMFLFLQNIRYTFIPAIVAPVALLGTFTVMMLCGFSINVLTMFGMVLAIGIIVDDAIVVVENVERLMSEEGLSPRQATEKAMREITGAVVGITLVLTAVFIPMGLASGSVGIIYRQFTLSMAVSILFSAFLALSLTPALCATLLKPVTQESHQKGRFFSWFNRSFDRMSDRFESRLTRLLKRTGRMMLVYGALCGVLFYAFTRLPSSFLPSEDQGYFMTSIQLPSDATLERTGEVVKKLENAVAERPGIQRNLSVLGFSFSGSGANSALAFTTLKDWGERDGATAQGEADHLQAVMSAVPDATVMSLLPPPIAELGNSTGFTLRLEDRSGHGYQALSEAVNQLLSKAAQSKIVTDVYVDGLPDGTSIDLSIDRQKAETLGIAFSDISQTLSGAMGSSYINDFPNQGRIQQVIIQADAPYRMQLKDVLSLYVRNKSGGMVPLSEVVRGEWKTSPLQMVRYQGYPAFRIAGNAGPGYSTGAAMAEMEKIAAELPAGFAVEWTGQSLQEQQSASQAPMLMLLSMLVVFLVLAALYESWAIPLSVMLVVPLGLLGAVIAVVIRDMPNDVFFKVGMITIIGLSAKNAILIIEFARQIYEEEGNLIKSTIRAAKMRLRPILMTSLAFTLGVVPLMLAVGASATTQHAIGTGVFGGMISGTLLAVFFVPAFFIFVMTWVNKISSAITKKP is encoded by the coding sequence ATGCCACAGTTTTTTATAAATCGCCCGGTATTTGCGTGGGTCATTGCGCTGTTTATTGTGTTATTTGGTCTTATCACCATACCTCAATTGCCCATTGCACAGTATCCCTCGGTTGCCCCCCCGAGTGTATCAATAACGGTGAATTACCCTGGGGCTACGCCTCAGACGATGAATGAATCGGTTATCTCGCTTATTGAGCGAGAATTATCCGGTGTTGATGACCTGCTTTATTTCGAGTCATCAAGCGATACGTCAGGGACGGCGACCATCACCGTCACTTTCAAGCCGGGTACCAACATCAAACTGGCGCAGGTCGATGTCCAGAACCAAATTAAAACCGTTGAATCACGTTTACCGCAGACTGTCAGACAAAATGGGCTGACGGTTGAAGCGGCATCATCTAACTTTTTGATGATGGTCGGGCTGACATCACCGGGTGGAAACTTCTCAGAAGCTGACCTCAGTGATTACTTTGCGCGTAACGTGACCGAAGAATTACGCCGCGTTGCGGGTGTCGGCAAGGTGCAGGCGTTTGGTGCGGAGAAAGCCATGCGCATATGGGTTGATCCGGCAAAACTCATTTCCTACCGTCTGACCATTAGTGACATCAGTACCGCCATCAGCCAGCAAAACGTGCAAATAGCGCCAGGCCGGATTGGTGATGCTCCCACCGTCTATGGACAGCAAACCGGTTACCCGCTTACCGTACGCGGTCAGCTTGGCACACCTGACGAATTTCGCCATATCGTACTCAAAGCCAATGTTGACGGTTCGACCGTCACGCTCGGTGATGTCGCCAGGGTAGACCTCGGCTTACAGACCTATTCTTTTGCGGTACGTGAGGATGGTCAGTCTTCGACGGCGGTGGCGATCCAGCTGTCACCGGGCGCTAATGCGATACAAACCTCGCAGGCCGTGCAGGACCGTCTGACTGAAATGGCCAAAGCCTTGCCGGACGGGATGAAATTCACCGTTCCGTTTGATACCTCGCCCTTCGTTAAAATTTCCATCGAGAAAGTCATCCATACCTTTATCGAGGCCATGGCGCTGGTGTTTATCGTCATGTTCCTGTTCTTACAGAACATCCGATATACCTTTATTCCTGCTATCGTGGCCCCCGTCGCGCTGCTGGGCACCTTCACCGTGATGATGCTATGCGGTTTCTCGATAAACGTACTGACGATGTTCGGTATGGTACTGGCGATAGGGATCATTGTTGATGACGCGATCGTCGTGGTCGAAAACGTAGAACGCCTGATGTCTGAAGAGGGTCTTTCACCCCGGCAGGCTACAGAAAAAGCGATGCGTGAGATTACCGGTGCGGTGGTCGGGATCACGCTGGTATTAACTGCGGTATTTATTCCCATGGGATTAGCCAGCGGGTCGGTCGGTATCATTTATCGCCAGTTCACCCTTTCGATGGCCGTCTCCATTCTTTTCTCCGCATTTTTAGCATTGAGCCTTACCCCGGCACTGTGCGCTACGTTGTTAAAACCGGTGACGCAGGAATCTCATCAAAAAGGGCGTTTCTTCAGCTGGTTTAACCGTAGCTTTGATCGCATGTCAGACCGCTTCGAATCCCGCTTAACCCGTCTGCTGAAAAGAACCGGCAGGATGATGCTGGTTTACGGTGCGCTCTGTGGCGTGTTGTTTTATGCCTTTACCCGACTTCCCTCGTCCTTTCTGCCTTCGGAAGACCAGGGGTATTTCATGACGTCGATCCAGCTGCCTTCTGATGCCACATTAGAAAGAACCGGAGAGGTGGTGAAGAAGCTGGAAAATGCTGTCGCTGAGCGTCCGGGTATTCAACGTAACCTGTCGGTGCTTGGATTCAGCTTTTCGGGTTCCGGTGCTAACTCGGCGTTGGCGTTTACCACCCTCAAAGACTGGGGAGAAAGAGACGGTGCAACCGCACAGGGAGAGGCAGACCATTTACAGGCAGTGATGTCCGCTGTACCGGATGCAACGGTAATGAGTCTCCTGCCGCCTCCGATCGCGGAATTAGGCAATTCCACCGGCTTTACTCTGCGTCTTGAAGACCGCAGTGGCCATGGATATCAGGCGCTATCTGAGGCCGTCAACCAGCTGTTAAGCAAGGCAGCACAAAGTAAAATCGTGACTGACGTGTATGTCGATGGCCTGCCTGATGGGACAAGCATCGATCTCAGTATTGATCGCCAGAAAGCGGAAACGCTGGGTATTGCATTCAGTGATATCAGCCAGACACTATCCGGTGCGATGGGGTCATCCTACATTAACGATTTTCCTAATCAGGGGCGTATCCAGCAGGTGATTATTCAGGCTGATGCTCCTTATCGCATGCAACTGAAAGATGTACTGTCACTCTACGTGCGTAATAAGTCCGGCGGCATGGTTCCGTTGTCGGAAGTGGTGCGTGGCGAGTGGAAAACGTCCCCCTTACAGATGGTCCGTTATCAGGGCTATCCCGCCTTTCGTATCGCCGGGAATGCCGGACCGGGTTATTCAACCGGTGCCGCGATGGCTGAAATGGAAAAGATTGCGGCTGAGCTACCTGCTGGATTTGCCGTTGAATGGACGGGTCAATCGTTGCAGGAACAACAATCCGCCTCTCAGGCTCCTATGCTGATGCTGCTTTCCATGCTGGTGGTATTTCTGGTACTGGCCGCGCTTTATGAAAGCTGGGCTATTCCGTTATCAGTCATGCTTGTCGTGCCACTTGGATTACTCGGTGCGGTTATTGCGGTGGTGATACGTGATATGCCGAATGATGTTTTCTTTAAAGTCGGGATGATCACTATCATTGGTCTTTCAGCTAAAAACGCCATCCTTATTATTGAATTTGCCAGACAGATTTATGAGGAAGAAGGCAACCTGATTAAATCAACAATTCGCGCGGCCAAAATGCGTTTGCGTCCGATTTTAATGACGTCATTAGCCTTCACATTAGGTGTAGTGCCTTTAATGCTGGCTGTCGGAGCGAGTGCTACCACGCAACATGCAATAGGGACCGGGGTATTTGGCGGCATGATCAGCGGTACATTGCTGGCTGTTTTCTTTGTTCCGGCCTTTTTTATCTTCGTCATGACCTGGGTTAACAAAATATCCAGTGCCATCACGAAAAAGCCCTGA
- a CDS encoding efflux RND transporter periplasmic adaptor subunit — protein MKTKGLALIVAAAILTAAGCKQEETASGAPPQPVQVAVTTLQPSEVSLVRTWPGRISAIKTAQIRPQVGGIVVSRLFSQGSDVKTGQPLFQIDPAPFEADVQMANAALVKAEATYRQLRSRAERLKLLQKTGAVSHQDYDDASANSAGAAADVAQARATLERRKLELAYSTVRAPIDGRIDQEFVTEGALVSASDTQAMATIQQTRSVYIDARLPAAELRGLLAHNQRESQVTVSLFDENNHPYNVRPRLLFSGINVNNETGDVVLRAEAENPQGELMPGMFVRVKISRLLDNNGIAIPEKAIQHAQDNTYVWLETAENKAERKQIEIGDQFNDKRIVLNGLKAGDKLIIEGKEKLQDGIPVESLSDKNGA, from the coding sequence ATGAAGACAAAGGGACTGGCATTAATCGTTGCAGCCGCCATTTTAACGGCAGCAGGCTGCAAACAGGAAGAAACCGCGTCAGGCGCCCCGCCGCAACCTGTGCAGGTTGCCGTCACCACGCTCCAGCCCTCAGAGGTTTCGCTGGTGCGCACCTGGCCTGGCCGTATCAGCGCCATTAAAACCGCGCAGATCAGACCGCAGGTGGGAGGGATTGTGGTATCTCGCTTGTTTTCTCAGGGTTCGGACGTCAAAACCGGGCAGCCCCTTTTTCAAATCGATCCCGCACCTTTTGAAGCGGATGTTCAAATGGCTAATGCAGCGCTGGTTAAGGCCGAAGCCACTTACCGGCAGCTTAGGTCCCGGGCAGAACGGCTGAAACTGCTGCAAAAAACAGGCGCAGTGAGCCATCAGGATTATGATGATGCCAGCGCCAATAGTGCCGGTGCCGCCGCTGATGTCGCGCAGGCACGAGCCACGCTCGAACGGAGAAAGTTGGAATTAGCTTATTCAACGGTGCGGGCGCCGATTGATGGTCGTATCGATCAGGAATTTGTGACCGAGGGAGCGTTAGTCAGCGCCTCCGATACGCAGGCCATGGCCACTATCCAGCAAACGCGAAGTGTATATATCGATGCCCGCCTGCCTGCCGCCGAATTACGAGGTTTACTGGCGCATAACCAACGCGAATCACAAGTTACGGTATCGCTGTTTGATGAGAATAATCATCCTTACAACGTCAGGCCGCGATTACTTTTCTCAGGCATCAACGTGAATAACGAAACGGGTGATGTAGTGTTACGCGCAGAAGCTGAAAACCCGCAGGGGGAGCTGATGCCCGGTATGTTTGTACGCGTCAAAATTAGCCGCTTACTGGACAATAATGGCATCGCTATTCCGGAAAAAGCTATTCAGCATGCGCAGGACAATACCTATGTCTGGCTTGAAACAGCCGAAAATAAAGCTGAGCGAAAGCAGATCGAAATTGGTGATCAGTTCAACGATAAAAGAATTGTATTAAATGGCTTAAAGGCTGGGGATAAATTGATCATCGAAGGAAAAGAGAAATTACAGGATGGCATTCCAGTGGAATCTTTAAGCGATAAAAACGGCGCCTAA
- a CDS encoding response regulator — protein sequence MNMTPLILLAEDDAEIADIVIAYLKQSGFETLHAANGKDALDLYDKTQPALIILDIRMPLMDGWQVLTELRRRGDTPVLMLTANDDNADKLSALRIGADDYVVKPFNPAEVVARTQAILRRTGNAQAKNKPRVSVHNQIEFYHDEHRIILRHSGEDIASRLTSTEFRILERLAEAPRKVFSRLEILESCLPQGETLERTVDSHISKLRKKLEDAGVPGIPESVRGFGYRLGD from the coding sequence ATGAATATGACGCCTTTAATCCTGTTAGCCGAAGATGATGCGGAAATCGCCGACATTGTTATCGCCTATTTAAAACAAAGTGGTTTTGAAACGTTGCACGCTGCTAACGGTAAGGATGCATTGGATTTATACGATAAGACGCAACCGGCATTAATCATTCTGGATATACGCATGCCATTGATGGATGGCTGGCAAGTGTTGACCGAACTCCGCCGTCGTGGCGATACGCCCGTTCTGATGCTGACAGCGAATGATGACAATGCGGATAAATTATCGGCATTGCGCATCGGTGCAGACGACTATGTTGTCAAACCCTTTAATCCGGCCGAGGTCGTTGCCCGAACCCAGGCAATATTAAGGCGCACGGGTAATGCTCAGGCGAAAAATAAACCCAGAGTCAGCGTTCATAACCAAATTGAATTTTATCATGACGAGCACCGAATTATTCTGCGTCATTCCGGTGAGGATATCGCCTCTCGTCTTACTTCAACGGAATTCAGAATACTTGAACGCCTGGCCGAAGCGCCGCGAAAAGTTTTTAGTCGGCTGGAGATTCTTGAGTCTTGCCTGCCTCAGGGAGAAACGCTGGAAAGAACCGTTGATAGCCACATCAGTAAACTGAGAAAAAAATTAGAGGATGCTGGTGTGCCGGGCATCCCCGAAAGTGTACGCGGCTTCGGCTATCGGCTGGGGGATTAA
- a CDS encoding ATP-binding protein, which produces MKGSGLSRHLIILMIQLVCSSLLITFITWYAWVGLAVMVFGEQAKQFEYVATTSDWVQLGVSAGLSIIVAVITAVRFAKKILHPLQSLADSARRIAGGELSARADAGDRRLSETAALVDDFNIMAEKLEVASGEIVTWNAAIAHELRTPVTILRGRLQGLADGIFPPEQGLFKNLVRQTEGLARLIEDLRTLSLAASEHFSLRAEKVDIAQELISVVELVKPAMSEKHLSVITKVDSVDLRCDAARVRQMILALLDNARRYAVPGVVLLACQQHAEGVIISIEDEGPGIPEDKIGSIFDAFSRLDHSRSRDSGGTGLGLAVVKAIALAHHGYVKYERSELGGAGFKVFLPFDQIP; this is translated from the coding sequence ATGAAAGGATCAGGGTTAAGTCGACATCTCATTATTTTAATGATCCAGCTCGTCTGTTCTTCATTGCTCATCACCTTCATTACCTGGTATGCGTGGGTCGGCCTCGCGGTGATGGTATTTGGCGAACAAGCAAAACAATTCGAGTATGTCGCCACCACCTCGGACTGGGTGCAACTTGGTGTATCTGCCGGACTTTCGATTATCGTGGCCGTCATTACCGCAGTCAGGTTTGCAAAAAAGATTCTTCATCCACTGCAATCCCTGGCCGATAGCGCACGCCGTATCGCCGGTGGTGAACTCAGTGCCAGAGCCGATGCCGGGGATCGCAGACTCTCGGAAACCGCTGCCCTGGTCGATGATTTCAACATCATGGCTGAAAAACTTGAGGTGGCTTCTGGTGAAATCGTGACGTGGAATGCCGCCATCGCACATGAGCTGAGAACGCCAGTCACCATTTTGCGTGGCAGACTTCAGGGGCTGGCCGATGGCATCTTTCCGCCGGAGCAGGGGTTATTTAAAAATCTCGTGCGGCAGACGGAAGGACTGGCAAGGCTGATCGAAGATCTGCGTACCTTAAGTCTGGCCGCCAGTGAACACTTTTCCTTACGCGCCGAGAAGGTGGACATTGCGCAGGAGCTGATTAGCGTCGTCGAGCTGGTCAAACCCGCCATGAGTGAAAAACATCTCTCTGTGATTACGAAAGTGGATTCAGTTGACCTCAGGTGTGATGCGGCACGCGTCCGGCAAATGATCCTTGCGCTGCTGGATAATGCCCGCCGCTATGCCGTGCCTGGGGTGGTTTTGCTGGCATGTCAGCAACATGCTGAAGGGGTGATCATCAGTATTGAAGACGAGGGGCCGGGTATTCCCGAGGACAAGATCGGCTCTATTTTTGATGCTTTTAGTCGGCTGGATCATTCCCGTTCGCGTGACAGTGGTGGGACAGGCCTGGGTCTGGCTGTCGTGAAGGCCATCGCTCTTGCCCATCACGGATATGTTAAATATGAGCGCAGTGAACTAGGCGGAGCAGGTTTTAAGGTTTTTCTTCCTTTTGACCAAATCCCCTAA
- a CDS encoding M24 family metallopeptidase, whose translation MTQQYPYRLMKKPAPPTFPDVTTPVIPDEVMHQRLANVLAAMSAQGLEFLVIYADKEHGGNFEYLSGFIPRFEEALLVISAQGTLSWVMGNENLKLVPFARNTGNCLHAPIFSLPNQPMDGDQPLHKLLESCGITASSRTGIAGWKLFSGLSAAKQLFDVPAFVVDAVFQASGGKHNVINATGLFISPETGVRIHNSAAEVAFYEYGANLASTCLLNALDAIEVGKSEKSIGQLLAASGQPSSVISIAATGDRFTHATLYPRDKLIALGDKFSLTVGYKGGLSSRAAYVVAAADELPAEVTDYLPRVAQPYYHAVVTWLESLRCGLTGGELYQIVEHVLPKDRWHWHLNPGHLVADEEWLCSPVSSGSKAVLGSGMLLQIDIIPSVKGYGGCSIEDTVALADAQLQAEIAEAWPEVWQRMQARRQYVEDVLNIQLHPDVLLLSNTVGYLRPYLLSKSEALVKVAN comes from the coding sequence ATGACGCAGCAATACCCCTACAGGCTGATGAAGAAACCGGCTCCTCCCACCTTCCCGGATGTCACAACGCCGGTGATCCCGGATGAAGTGATGCATCAGCGCCTCGCGAACGTTCTCGCGGCGATGAGCGCACAGGGGCTTGAGTTTCTGGTCATCTATGCCGACAAAGAACATGGCGGCAACTTTGAATATCTCTCCGGTTTTATTCCGCGTTTCGAGGAAGCCTTACTGGTCATCAGTGCGCAAGGAACGCTTAGCTGGGTGATGGGCAATGAAAACCTCAAACTGGTGCCGTTCGCCCGCAACACAGGTAACTGCCTGCACGCCCCCATTTTTTCTCTGCCGAATCAGCCGATGGACGGTGATCAACCGCTACACAAACTGCTGGAAAGCTGTGGTATCACTGCGTCGTCACGTACCGGTATCGCAGGCTGGAAGTTGTTTAGCGGCCTGAGTGCAGCAAAACAACTGTTCGATGTCCCGGCATTTGTCGTGGATGCTGTTTTTCAGGCGAGCGGCGGTAAACATAACGTGATTAACGCTACCGGACTGTTTATCTCGCCGGAAACGGGCGTCCGTATCCATAACAGCGCAGCCGAAGTGGCATTCTACGAATACGGTGCCAATCTGGCGTCCACCTGCCTGCTCAACGCGCTTGATGCCATCGAGGTTGGCAAAAGTGAAAAGTCGATTGGGCAGTTACTGGCCGCCTCGGGACAGCCATCGAGCGTGATCTCCATTGCGGCCACCGGCGATCGTTTTACCCACGCCACGCTTTATCCACGCGATAAACTCATCGCACTGGGTGATAAGTTCTCGCTGACGGTAGGTTACAAAGGCGGATTAAGCAGCCGCGCAGCCTACGTTGTCGCCGCAGCAGACGAATTACCCGCCGAAGTGACGGATTATCTGCCGCGCGTGGCCCAGCCTTATTATCACGCCGTCGTCACCTGGCTTGAAAGTCTCCGATGCGGCCTGACAGGTGGCGAGTTGTACCAGATTGTTGAGCATGTGCTGCCAAAGGACCGCTGGCACTGGCATCTCAATCCCGGCCACCTGGTAGCGGATGAAGAATGGCTATGTTCACCGGTCAGCAGTGGCTCCAAAGCGGTGCTGGGCAGCGGCATGCTGTTGCAGATCGATATTATTCCTTCCGTCAAAGGCTACGGTGGATGCAGCATTGAAGACACCGTTGCGCTGGCGGATGCCCAGCTACAGGCGGAGATTGCTGAAGCCTGGCCGGAGGTCTGGCAGCGTATGCAGGCGCGGCGGCAATATGTTGAGGATGTACTCAATATTCAGCTGCATCCGGATGTGTTATTGCTGTCAAATACGGTGGGTTATCTGCGCCCGTATCTGCTCAGCAAGTCTGAGGCGCTGGTAAAAGTGGCGAACTGA